The Anaerotignum faecicola DNA window ACACGGTGATCGCCTACGATCATTTAAAACAGAAGATCGATATCGTGGTCAACATGAAGACCGGGCAACGGGCGGAATGCATGGCAAATTACGGGGCCGCCTGCGCCAGACTGGAGAGCATCGCTCAGATGATCGCAAACCCTGCACCTCTGGAAAAATCGGTGGCGGACGACAAACCGGAATTCACCTGCAACGTCTCCAAAGAAACGTACTGCAGGATGGTGGAAAAGGCGAAAGAATACATTGTGGACGGAGATATCTTCCAGGCGGTCATTTCCAG harbors:
- a CDS encoding anthranilate synthase component I, translating into GGFIGYFAYGMIGYAEPTLNIKKGECSDFDLMLFDTVIAYDHLKQKIDIVVNMKTGQRAECMANYGAACARLESIAQMIANPAPLEKSVADDKPEFTCNVSKETYCRMVEKAKEYIVDGDIFQAVIS